A genomic window from Pantoea phytobeneficialis includes:
- a CDS encoding type II toxin-antitoxin system RelE/ParE family toxin yields MWTILFSQRFDDWLHDQENGLQEKILADLVNLQTYGPSLSRPYADTVNGSMHKNMKELRVQYSGRPVRAFFAFDPVRRAILLCAGDKSNDKKFYERMVRIADDEFSVHLARMEDNQ; encoded by the coding sequence ATGTGGACTATACTTTTTAGCCAACGTTTTGATGACTGGCTTCATGATCAGGAAAATGGATTACAGGAAAAGATCCTCGCAGACTTGGTCAATCTGCAAACATATGGACCTTCACTCTCACGTCCATATGCAGACACAGTAAATGGCTCCATGCATAAGAATATGAAGGAACTGAGGGTTCAATATTCAGGACGTCCCGTACGTGCATTCTTTGCGTTTGACCCGGTAAGAAGAGCCATTTTGCTGTGTGCAGGTGATAAAAGTAATGACAAAAAATTTTATGAACGAATGGTCCGTATCGCGGATGATGAATTTTCGGTCCATCTGGCAAGAATGGAGGATAACCAATGA
- the otnK gene encoding 3-oxo-tetronate kinase produces the protein MLIGVIADDFTGASDIAVTLSQGLPGEGGLRTTQYLGVPQQPAHAEVEAGVIALKSRSLPASEAVAQSLAACEWLLAQGCSQIVFKYCSTFDSTDEGNIGPVLDALTARLQAKRVIVCPAFPAMGRTLYQGNLFVHDRPLNESGMEHHPLTPMKDADIRRLLARQSHTPVSHIRWQQVVEGSEGLRERLETQDNDSAQLVVVDALSDHDLTIIGIAAAGLKLISGGSGIARALPHNFIKAGQALGHRSNNPAVSGATAILVGSCSGATRGQIEEHQKHHAVLALDITDVMNERVSADDVVKFILAHQQECPLVYSSGDPDSVQQAQQQFGQHNISRQLDKLFGDAARKLVYEAGIKRLVVGGGETSGAVVSALNLGSLQVGEEIDPGVPALFAQPEAPLALALKSGNFGRRDFFAHALKVLAG, from the coding sequence ATGTTGATTGGCGTTATCGCAGATGATTTTACCGGAGCCAGTGATATCGCGGTGACACTGTCACAAGGCTTACCCGGCGAAGGTGGCTTGCGTACCACGCAATATCTCGGCGTGCCACAACAACCTGCGCATGCGGAAGTCGAAGCCGGTGTGATTGCCCTGAAATCCCGCTCGCTGCCTGCGTCAGAAGCGGTCGCGCAGTCGTTGGCGGCCTGCGAATGGCTGCTGGCGCAGGGGTGTAGCCAGATTGTGTTTAAATATTGCTCGACCTTTGATTCCACCGATGAGGGGAATATCGGGCCAGTGCTCGATGCGCTAACAGCACGTTTGCAGGCAAAGCGCGTGATTGTCTGCCCGGCGTTCCCGGCGATGGGTCGCACCCTGTATCAGGGTAATCTGTTTGTTCACGATCGACCGCTAAATGAATCCGGTATGGAGCACCATCCCTTAACGCCAATGAAGGATGCCGATATTCGCCGCCTGTTGGCACGCCAGTCCCATACCCCTGTCAGCCATATTCGCTGGCAACAGGTGGTGGAAGGCAGCGAGGGGCTGCGTGAGCGACTGGAAACCCAGGATAATGACTCCGCACAGTTGGTGGTGGTGGATGCCCTGAGCGATCATGACCTGACAATTATTGGTATCGCTGCGGCGGGGCTTAAATTGATCAGCGGCGGCTCCGGCATTGCCCGGGCATTGCCACATAACTTTATCAAGGCCGGGCAGGCACTGGGCCATCGGAGTAACAACCCGGCCGTCAGCGGCGCGACCGCCATTCTGGTCGGCAGTTGTTCCGGTGCCACACGCGGGCAGATCGAGGAGCATCAAAAACACCACGCGGTGCTGGCGCTGGATATCACCGATGTGATGAATGAACGCGTCAGTGCCGATGATGTGGTGAAATTTATCCTGGCACACCAGCAGGAATGTCCGCTGGTGTACTCTTCCGGCGATCCCGACAGCGTGCAGCAGGCACAGCAACAGTTTGGTCAGCATAATATCTCCCGCCAGCTCGATAAACTGTTTGGCGATGCGGCGCGCAAACTGGTGTACGAAGCGGGTATTAAACGTCTGGTGGTCGGCGGCGGAGAAACCTCCGGCGCGGTGGTGAGCGCGCTAAATCTGGGATCGTTGCAGGTTGGCGAGGAGATTGACCCCGGCGTTCCGGCGCTGTTCGCACAACCGGAAGCACCGCTGGCGCTGGCCCTGAAATCAGGAAATTTTGGCCGGAGAGATTTCTTCGCTCATGCGTTAAAGGTACTGGCAGGGTAA
- a CDS encoding aspartate/glutamate racemase family protein, translating into MNQRIVLLHATPVAMTPIQEAFNDLWPEAEVVNLLDDGLTIDRAKEEQLSRRLTDRFVAFGRYGYSMDARGILVTCSAFGPAIDELAAAVPVPVLKPNEAMFEAALQQGQTIGMLATFGPSLVTMCAEFDQYAAQIGSGARLETVLVPDAIDRLRKGDVDTHNRLVAEYAPQLSHCDVIMLAHFSTSRAADAVRARVDIPVLTAPHAAVQKMKAATGASSC; encoded by the coding sequence ATGAACCAACGCATTGTTTTATTGCACGCTACCCCGGTGGCGATGACCCCGATTCAGGAAGCTTTTAACGACTTATGGCCCGAGGCTGAGGTAGTCAATCTGCTGGATGACGGGCTGACCATTGACCGCGCCAAAGAGGAGCAACTGTCGCGTCGATTGACGGATCGCTTTGTGGCTTTTGGTCGTTACGGCTACAGCATGGATGCCCGGGGTATTCTGGTCACCTGCTCCGCATTCGGTCCGGCGATTGATGAACTGGCAGCCGCCGTGCCGGTGCCGGTGTTAAAACCCAACGAAGCGATGTTCGAAGCCGCATTGCAGCAGGGCCAAACCATCGGCATGTTAGCGACCTTCGGCCCGTCACTGGTGACCATGTGCGCCGAATTCGATCAGTATGCGGCGCAAATCGGATCTGGTGCCCGGCTGGAAACCGTCCTGGTGCCGGACGCCATCGATCGGTTACGTAAAGGGGATGTCGACACCCACAACCGGCTGGTCGCCGAATATGCGCCACAACTCAGTCATTGTGATGTGATCATGCTGGCGCACTTTTCCACCTCTCGCGCCGCAGATGCGGTGCGTGCGCGTGTCGATATCCCGGTGCTGACGGCCCCGCATGCGGCGGTGCAGAAAATGAAGGCAGCCACAGGAGCATCATCATGTTGA
- a CDS encoding alpha-hydroxy acid oxidase, with translation MTTRGDTTAINIAVTPEVQVRPANTVPRHFRDLLALDDFERHARKRLPNMIFQYVKGGVETGRGIAAAYEAYQQYVFVPRMFRDVSGRDQHVSLLGHNWSHPFGVAPLGGASFVSYRADLMLAKAARAMNVPMILSASSLIPLEEVIAANPDAWFQAYLAGDQPRIDRLVERVERAGYKTLVVTGDTPMLGNREHNTRSGFSMPIKITPKVMWQSALSPRWLLGTVAQTFLRHGAPHFENTDAERGPPMMSNKVRNTNARDKLSWKHVEAIRKKWKGNLVIKGLMSPEDAFIARDLGADAVILSNHGGRQLDHTVPPLHTLPEIAAAKGNMKVIIDSGIRRGTDVMKAMALGADFVFLGRPFLYGSVIGAQAGIEHAMHILRDEIDRDMALIGVTKPDQLDAALLRRAPLFAREG, from the coding sequence ATGACAACTCGTGGAGACACCACCGCTATTAACATCGCCGTGACGCCAGAAGTGCAGGTTCGTCCCGCTAATACCGTACCGCGCCATTTTCGCGATCTGCTGGCGCTGGACGACTTCGAACGTCATGCACGCAAGCGCTTACCAAATATGATTTTTCAGTACGTAAAAGGCGGAGTGGAGACCGGCAGAGGCATCGCCGCAGCCTATGAGGCTTATCAGCAGTATGTGTTTGTGCCGCGCATGTTTCGCGACGTGTCCGGGCGTGATCAGCACGTCAGCCTGCTGGGGCATAACTGGTCCCATCCTTTCGGTGTCGCCCCGCTGGGTGGCGCGTCTTTTGTCAGCTACCGTGCCGACCTGATGCTGGCAAAAGCGGCCAGAGCGATGAACGTGCCGATGATACTCAGCGCATCGTCACTGATTCCACTGGAGGAGGTGATTGCTGCTAATCCCGATGCCTGGTTTCAGGCCTACCTGGCGGGCGATCAACCGCGTATTGACCGTCTGGTCGAGCGTGTTGAACGCGCCGGGTATAAAACGCTGGTGGTCACCGGTGATACGCCGATGCTTGGCAATCGCGAACACAACACCCGCAGCGGCTTCAGCATGCCAATCAAAATCACGCCGAAAGTGATGTGGCAAAGCGCCCTGAGTCCGCGCTGGCTGCTCGGCACCGTAGCACAAACCTTCCTGCGCCACGGTGCCCCGCATTTTGAAAACACCGATGCGGAACGCGGACCGCCGATGATGTCGAACAAAGTGCGTAACACCAACGCGCGTGACAAGTTGAGCTGGAAACACGTTGAGGCCATCCGTAAGAAGTGGAAAGGCAACCTGGTGATCAAAGGGCTGATGTCACCGGAGGACGCCTTTATCGCCCGTGATTTAGGCGCGGATGCGGTCATCCTCTCCAACCACGGTGGACGCCAGCTTGATCACACCGTGCCGCCGTTGCATACCTTGCCTGAAATCGCCGCGGCGAAAGGGAATATGAAGGTGATAATCGATAGCGGCATTCGTCGTGGTACCGATGTGATGAAAGCGATGGCATTGGGTGCCGACTTTGTGTTTCTTGGCCGTCCGTTTCTGTACGGTTCGGTGATTGGCGCCCAGGCAGGCATCGAGCATGCCATGCATATCCTGCGTGATGAGATTGATCGCGATATGGCGCTGATTGGTGTCACCAAACCCGACCAACTGGATGCCGCGTTGTTGCGCCGTGCTCCGCTGTTTGCCCGCGAGGGATAA
- a CDS encoding molybdate ABC transporter substrate-binding protein: protein MTLPIYSALALSAPFNTLIDVWQSAHPDTPLAICWHPSTVIEQQLNQGAEADVVIATVDTVDRLIDKGIADGSSRIEVVDSPIGVAVLAGAVAPDISNLDRLIASLLAARSVAWSEAGASGVWFSRLLKQLNIDEPLRARGTVIPAGFTAEQLVNGNADLAVQQISELLMVEGIDVVGPLPPEAQQPISLSAAVLTCAQQPERASAFLAWLKTSAVTDIFNQFGMQRRD from the coding sequence ATGACGTTACCTATTTATAGCGCGCTCGCCCTGAGCGCACCGTTCAACACGCTGATTGATGTTTGGCAGTCGGCACACCCGGATACGCCGCTGGCAATATGCTGGCATCCCAGTACCGTTATCGAGCAACAGCTGAACCAGGGGGCGGAAGCGGATGTGGTGATCGCCACGGTGGACACCGTCGATCGCCTGATTGACAAAGGGATTGCCGATGGCAGCAGCCGCATTGAAGTGGTTGACTCTCCGATTGGTGTGGCGGTGCTGGCCGGTGCCGTAGCGCCGGATATCAGCAACCTTGACCGACTGATTGCCAGCCTGCTGGCGGCGCGTTCTGTGGCCTGGTCGGAAGCGGGGGCCAGCGGCGTCTGGTTCTCGCGGTTGTTAAAGCAACTCAATATCGATGAGCCGCTACGTGCGCGCGGTACGGTGATCCCGGCCGGGTTTACCGCTGAGCAACTGGTTAACGGCAACGCAGATCTCGCGGTGCAACAAATCAGCGAACTGCTGATGGTGGAAGGGATTGACGTGGTGGGTCCGCTGCCGCCGGAAGCACAGCAACCGATCTCGCTGTCGGCGGCGGTGCTGACGTGTGCGCAACAGCCAGAACGGGCCAGTGCCTTTCTGGCCTGGCTGAAAACGTCTGCGGTGACAGACATCTTCAACCAGTTTGGTATGCAACGCCGCGATTAG
- a CDS encoding LacI family DNA-binding transcriptional regulator, with protein MSEKQNGSGRVSLEDVARLSGVSTATVSRVLNGSTTVKAARRAAVEKACEELGYVINRAARTLASRRSMTIGAVVPTLATETFSRALAAFQQLIHDAGYTLLLANSNFDPDTELKEVNKLIEYGIDGLMLVGNTHHPRLWERISQQEIACIQTFSHDSEKPCVGYDSEGAAETIARHLLELGHQRFAVIVGTPPSNDRVSDRLKGTRRALQQQGLTLADSHLVDNAFTMNDARKAVFRLLDGPEPPTAIICGNDLLAFGAMRAASERYLRIPGDISIVGFNDYEYAEHLEHPLTTMRVDLASIGEHAAHYLLNTLNNLPAPQHTLIKTELIVRGSSGSVPRQER; from the coding sequence ATGAGTGAAAAACAAAATGGATCCGGCCGCGTATCACTGGAAGATGTTGCCCGCCTTTCTGGCGTGTCAACGGCCACTGTTTCTCGCGTGTTGAACGGCAGCACTACCGTTAAAGCGGCGCGCCGCGCCGCGGTGGAAAAAGCCTGTGAAGAGCTCGGCTATGTGATTAACCGCGCAGCGCGCACCCTCGCCTCGCGACGCAGCATGACCATTGGTGCCGTGGTGCCAACATTAGCGACGGAAACCTTCTCCCGCGCGCTGGCGGCGTTTCAGCAGTTAATCCATGATGCGGGTTATACGTTGTTGCTGGCGAACTCCAATTTCGACCCGGACACCGAGTTGAAAGAGGTGAACAAGCTGATTGAATACGGCATCGACGGTCTGATGCTGGTGGGCAACACCCACCATCCACGCCTGTGGGAGCGCATCAGTCAGCAAGAAATTGCCTGTATCCAGACCTTCTCCCATGACAGCGAGAAGCCCTGCGTCGGCTATGACAGCGAAGGTGCAGCAGAAACCATTGCCAGACATTTGCTGGAACTGGGGCATCAGCGATTTGCGGTGATTGTCGGTACGCCGCCGTCAAACGATCGTGTTTCGGATCGCCTGAAGGGGACACGACGGGCGCTACAACAGCAGGGGCTGACATTGGCGGATAGCCATCTTGTCGATAACGCTTTCACCATGAACGACGCACGCAAAGCGGTGTTCCGCCTGCTGGACGGGCCGGAGCCGCCCACTGCCATCATTTGTGGTAACGATTTGCTGGCATTCGGTGCCATGCGCGCCGCCAGCGAGCGTTATCTGCGCATTCCCGGCGACATCTCCATCGTCGGTTTCAATGACTATGAGTATGCCGAGCACCTGGAACATCCACTGACCACCATGCGCGTAGATCTGGCTTCAATTGGTGAACATGCCGCGCATTATCTGTTGAATACGCTCAATAACCTGCCTGCCCCGCAACACACGCTGATTAAGACTGAATTGATTGTTCGGGGCAGCAGCGGTTCTGTGCCCCGTCAGGAACGCTAA
- a CDS encoding MFS transporter: MRRYPRIRWLMIVFCFFAIAINYIDRINLAIAAPHIKADLGIDDTSMGLILGAFFWTYALMQIPAGRLIDRLGARAGLALAVGWWSLFTVFTAFGKGFASIFAARLALGIGEAGGNPGCVKVVYSWFAKKQRATASGIFDAGPRAGSAIALPLVAWLISTWDWETSFVVTGALGLVWVAIWLLFYREPEEMKGLDETERQNLLEDRAVPATQNNGKIEMWSLFRHRNVWGMMIGFFCMNFATYFFVTWFPTYLTMAHGFSLKELGTLGAIPALMGIPGSLLGGVVSDALYRKGFSLTAARKTCLITGMLLSSVIAFAAFTDSITVILTLFSITYAGLAFTAANIWTLPADVAPASNYVATLGGIQNFAGNLAGIVTASFTGVMLTLSHGSFVVPLLVAGGICVLGALTFMFVLGKLEPLPINTQSESPVVATASE; this comes from the coding sequence ATGCGCAGATATCCACGAATTCGCTGGCTGATGATCGTGTTCTGCTTTTTCGCCATCGCTATCAATTACATCGATCGTATTAACCTGGCGATCGCTGCTCCGCATATCAAAGCCGACCTGGGCATCGACGACACCAGCATGGGGCTGATCCTCGGCGCTTTCTTCTGGACTTACGCCCTGATGCAGATCCCGGCCGGTCGCCTGATTGACCGCCTGGGGGCGCGTGCCGGACTGGCGCTGGCCGTGGGTTGGTGGTCGCTGTTTACCGTATTCACCGCGTTTGGCAAAGGCTTTGCCTCGATTTTTGCCGCTCGCCTGGCATTAGGCATCGGTGAAGCGGGGGGAAACCCGGGTTGTGTCAAAGTGGTGTACAGCTGGTTTGCCAAAAAGCAACGCGCCACCGCCAGTGGCATCTTTGATGCTGGCCCGCGCGCCGGCAGCGCGATCGCGCTGCCACTGGTGGCGTGGTTAATCAGTACCTGGGACTGGGAAACCTCTTTCGTGGTGACCGGGGCGTTAGGTTTGGTTTGGGTGGCTATCTGGTTGCTGTTTTATCGCGAGCCGGAAGAGATGAAAGGGCTGGATGAAACTGAACGGCAGAATTTGCTGGAAGATCGCGCCGTGCCTGCGACGCAGAACAACGGCAAGATCGAGATGTGGTCGCTGTTCCGCCATCGCAATGTGTGGGGCATGATGATTGGCTTCTTCTGCATGAACTTCGCCACCTATTTCTTTGTCACCTGGTTCCCGACCTATCTGACTATGGCGCATGGCTTCTCGCTGAAAGAGCTGGGTACCTTGGGGGCCATTCCGGCGCTGATGGGGATCCCCGGCAGCTTACTGGGCGGGGTGGTATCTGATGCGCTGTACCGTAAGGGGTTTAGTCTGACGGCGGCGCGCAAAACCTGCCTGATCACCGGGATGTTGCTTTCCAGTGTGATCGCATTCGCTGCATTTACCGACAGCATCACCGTGATCCTGACGCTGTTCTCCATTACCTATGCGGGCCTGGCCTTTACCGCCGCCAACATCTGGACGTTGCCAGCAGACGTGGCACCCGCCAGCAACTATGTCGCTACCCTCGGCGGTATTCAGAACTTCGCCGGTAATCTCGCCGGGATTGTCACCGCCTCGTTTACCGGCGTGATGCTTACCCTGAGCCACGGCTCGTTTGTTGTGCCGTTACTGGTGGCCGGCGGTATCTGCGTACTGGGCGCGCTGACCTTTATGTTTGTGCTTGGCAAACTGGAACCCCTTCCCATCAACACCCAAAGTGAATCGCCTGTCGTTGCCACGGCGAGCGAGTGA
- the otnC gene encoding 3-oxo-tetronate 4-phosphate decarboxylase, whose protein sequence is MQNEQSLREEICRVGEDLFTRGYTTGTAGNISARLEDGWLITPTDACLGHLEPARIAKVNRDGEWVSGDKPSKTLLLHRQIYDRNPDAHGVVHTHSTHLVQLTLAGVWQRDSILPPLTPYQVMKVGRIPLIDYRRPGHAEVAEQVAGLANEVRGVMLERLGPVIWGTSVSTASFALEELEETARLWLNCTTKPTALPEQAVLELCEHFNTRW, encoded by the coding sequence ATGCAAAATGAACAGTCGTTACGCGAAGAGATATGCCGGGTAGGGGAAGATCTGTTTACCCGCGGCTACACCACCGGCACCGCAGGCAATATCAGCGCTCGCCTGGAAGATGGCTGGTTGATCACGCCGACGGATGCCTGTTTAGGCCATCTGGAGCCGGCGCGTATCGCCAAAGTTAACCGCGACGGCGAGTGGGTTTCCGGTGATAAGCCCTCGAAAACGTTGCTGCTGCATCGCCAGATTTATGACCGCAATCCCGATGCGCACGGCGTAGTACATACCCATTCAACCCATTTGGTGCAACTGACGCTGGCGGGGGTCTGGCAGCGCGACAGCATTCTGCCGCCGTTGACGCCGTACCAGGTGATGAAAGTTGGCCGTATCCCGCTGATCGACTATCGCCGTCCAGGCCACGCCGAGGTGGCTGAGCAGGTTGCCGGTTTGGCTAACGAGGTGCGCGGCGTGATGCTGGAACGTCTGGGGCCGGTGATATGGGGCACATCGGTCTCAACGGCCAGCTTCGCATTGGAGGAGTTGGAGGAAACCGCGCGTTTATGGCTGAACTGCACAACGAAGCCAACGGCCTTACCGGAACAGGCGGTGCTGGAACTGTGCGAGCATTTCAACACCCGTTGGTAA
- a CDS encoding lactonase family protein, whose product MKKRIMAAGMMLFASTVMAQEKAYVYVSNGDSGTVTAYTLDKAQRQLKPLGEYPTGLKSMPMAVSSDKKTLYVSVRSQPYHVSAWHIQADGTLSHFADTPLPEAMAYLALDKSGRFLLSSSYGGDLFSVNRIASDGKVESAPVQVVHTGKRAHSIQTDPSNQFLFVPLLGADQLLQYRFDSHSGKVTPNTPSFVNIQREAATGPRHFVFAPQRDEQGAQNMYLLTEMAGNISRLTLNQDGTMTEHEATPSLDPAIARNMQRGEARPLTGDDDLPKSAKPRLWQADIHITPNGRFLYSTERTSSNITAFRVSPVDGRLTLINSTKTETQPRGFAIDNSGRYLIESGQKSTQVALYSIDQNTGKLSLIERVPTGKGANWVTIVE is encoded by the coding sequence ATGAAAAAGAGAATCATGGCCGCAGGAATGATGTTATTTGCTTCCACTGTGATGGCACAGGAAAAGGCGTATGTGTATGTTTCGAATGGCGACAGCGGGACAGTGACCGCCTATACGCTGGATAAAGCACAGCGTCAACTTAAGCCGCTTGGGGAATATCCCACCGGTTTGAAAAGCATGCCAATGGCCGTTTCCAGCGATAAAAAAACGCTTTACGTGTCGGTACGCAGCCAGCCTTATCACGTCTCGGCCTGGCATATTCAGGCGGATGGCACCCTGAGTCACTTTGCGGATACACCATTGCCGGAAGCGATGGCGTATCTGGCGCTGGATAAGAGCGGCCGTTTTCTGCTCTCCTCTTCCTATGGTGGTGATCTGTTCAGCGTCAATCGCATCGCCAGCGACGGCAAAGTGGAAAGCGCACCGGTACAGGTGGTGCATACCGGTAAGCGTGCGCATTCGATTCAAACCGATCCCAGCAACCAGTTCCTGTTTGTTCCGTTACTCGGTGCTGATCAATTGTTGCAATACCGCTTCGACAGCCACAGCGGCAAGGTGACGCCCAATACCCCGTCGTTTGTGAATATTCAGCGTGAAGCGGCTACCGGTCCTCGCCATTTTGTCTTCGCGCCGCAACGCGATGAGCAGGGCGCGCAAAACATGTATTTGCTGACTGAGATGGCCGGCAATATCTCGCGTCTGACGCTAAATCAGGACGGTACCATGACCGAACATGAAGCGACGCCATCACTCGATCCGGCCATTGCCCGCAATATGCAACGTGGTGAGGCGCGTCCACTGACCGGTGATGATGATTTACCGAAGTCAGCCAAGCCGCGTTTGTGGCAGGCGGACATTCATATCACCCCGAACGGTCGTTTTCTCTATTCCACCGAACGCACCAGCAGCAATATCACGGCTTTTCGTGTTTCTCCGGTTGATGGGCGACTGACGTTAATTAACAGCACCAAAACCGAAACCCAACCACGCGGTTTTGCTATTGATAATTCGGGTCGTTATTTGATCGAGTCAGGGCAAAAATCAACCCAGGTGGCGTTGTATTCAATTGACCAAAATACCGGCAAGCTTTCATTAATTGAACGCGTGCCAACCGGGAAAGGTGCAAATTGGGTCACCATTGTTGAGTAA
- a CDS encoding c-type cytochrome gives MKARKVRQSCLPFALSILMSATFSAHAENATDSASLIAKGKYLAIAADCGACHTAPDHGAAMSGGYIISSPLGNIVSSNITPSKTAGIGDYTEQDFARAVREGINKQGQHLYPAMPYTSYAKITDSDIHALYAYFMHGVKADDNVPAPTNLPFPFNIRSSMFFWNMLFEDAKPFTPAADKSAEINRGDYLVNALAHCDTCHTPRNALMGQNNDQALSGGSLGSWYAPNITPDKQAGIGNWSDAEIAQYLKTGHVAGKAQAAGPMAEAVEHSLQYLSDEDIQAMVAYLRQVPAVSQPVSQARDNIGQPATSEALQRAVKDPDAGWKVYSSTCANCHQADGSGNTIYPSLFHNTTTGAAQADNLIATIVYGVHRQVDGKDIDMPGFGPDALFTDRLTDQQIADVSNYVLKNFGNAELNVTADQVKTVREGGERPLIARLAQPAVWGGAVIVVILLLVLLVSLSRRGKKHGA, from the coding sequence ATGAAGGCAAGAAAGGTGAGACAGAGTTGTCTGCCTTTCGCGTTGAGCATTCTGATGTCTGCGACATTTTCAGCCCATGCTGAAAATGCGACAGACTCTGCATCGCTTATTGCGAAAGGCAAGTATCTGGCTATTGCAGCAGACTGTGGGGCCTGCCATACCGCACCTGATCACGGTGCAGCAATGTCGGGGGGGTATATTATCTCTTCGCCACTCGGAAATATCGTTTCCAGCAATATCACCCCATCGAAAACAGCGGGAATTGGCGATTATACCGAACAGGATTTTGCCAGAGCCGTCAGAGAGGGGATTAATAAACAGGGGCAGCATCTTTATCCGGCGATGCCCTACACCTCGTATGCGAAAATTACCGATAGCGATATTCACGCCTTGTACGCGTATTTTATGCACGGCGTGAAAGCTGACGATAATGTACCGGCACCAACAAATTTGCCATTCCCGTTTAATATCCGTTCAAGTATGTTCTTCTGGAATATGTTATTCGAGGATGCCAAACCTTTTACGCCTGCTGCCGATAAATCCGCTGAAATTAATCGCGGTGATTACCTGGTGAATGCGCTGGCGCACTGCGATACCTGCCATACGCCACGTAATGCGTTGATGGGACAAAATAACGATCAGGCCTTAAGTGGCGGCAGTCTCGGTAGCTGGTATGCGCCGAATATCACGCCGGATAAACAAGCCGGTATTGGTAACTGGAGCGATGCAGAGATCGCGCAGTACCTGAAAACCGGTCATGTGGCGGGCAAAGCTCAGGCCGCAGGCCCGATGGCCGAAGCGGTTGAACACAGCCTGCAATATCTGTCTGATGAGGATATCCAGGCGATGGTGGCTTATCTGCGTCAGGTTCCGGCGGTGAGTCAGCCGGTCAGTCAGGCGCGCGATAATATCGGCCAACCGGCAACCAGTGAAGCACTGCAACGCGCCGTGAAAGATCCGGATGCGGGCTGGAAAGTCTACAGCAGCACCTGCGCCAATTGCCATCAGGCGGATGGTTCCGGCAACACTATCTATCCCTCGCTGTTCCATAACACCACCACCGGTGCCGCTCAGGCTGACAATTTAATCGCCACTATCGTTTATGGGGTTCATCGTCAGGTCGACGGCAAAGATATTGATATGCCAGGTTTCGGCCCGGATGCGCTGTTTACCGATCGTCTGACCGATCAGCAAATCGCGGATGTCAGCAACTACGTGTTGAAAAACTTTGGCAACGCCGAGCTGAACGTGACGGCCGATCAGGTGAAAACCGTGCGTGAAGGTGGTGAACGACCATTGATTGCGCGTCTGGCCCAGCCCGCAGTCTGGGGCGGTGCAGTCATCGTGGTGATTCTTCTGCTGGTGCTGTTAGTTTCACTTTCGCGCAGGGGGAAAAAACATGGCGCATAA
- a CDS encoding sugar dehydrogenase complex small subunit, with protein MAHNNSTAISRRRLLQGMGILSLGAMCNSLFPARALAADQLADSGFLQVSQFLVSRPCGPLLGQRYYDALTRHDAQFSQKLSSLKTLLQQRNFSHVDEFLAAFTADNSDWQTAKTLISAWYTGVVGSGSDLELIAYADAMMYLPTKDILVVPTYGGGPFYWAVTQKGQVATTGEHA; from the coding sequence ATGGCGCATAACAACTCTACCGCCATCTCCCGTCGCCGACTGCTGCAAGGGATGGGCATCCTGTCTCTCGGCGCGATGTGCAATTCACTGTTTCCGGCGCGAGCGCTGGCGGCAGATCAGTTGGCTGATTCGGGGTTTCTTCAGGTGTCGCAATTTCTCGTCAGCCGTCCGTGCGGTCCGTTGCTGGGGCAACGCTATTACGACGCACTGACGCGTCATGATGCGCAGTTCAGTCAGAAGCTCAGTAGCCTGAAGACATTGTTGCAACAGCGTAATTTTTCTCATGTTGATGAATTCCTGGCGGCCTTCACCGCGGACAACAGCGACTGGCAAACCGCCAAAACCCTCATTTCTGCCTGGTACACCGGCGTAGTGGGTAGCGGCAGCGATCTGGAGTTGATCGCCTATGCCGATGCCATGATGTACCTGCCCACCAAAGATATCCTCGTGGTGCCGACCTACGGCGGCGGGCCGTTCTATTGGGCAGTGACACAAAAAGGTCAGGTGGCAACAACAGGAGAACACGCATGA